CACGGTATCCTGAGCCTGGCTACTCCTTTTACATCTGCCTTACTAAAACCAATGGCAGAAGCATTGGCGCACCTCCCTAAGGCTTCCAGGAAGACAGCCCAAACACAGGTGCACAGAGTAGGCACCTTCAAAGCCTCCTGGAACTGCTCTACCACATCCCAGGGAGGCCCTGGGTGACATTGCAACCTGTTGCACTGATGCTCTCTCTGTGGGCTCCTTGAGTGCAATGGCTGCATCAAATAGCTGATTTTCTCACACACACAGCTCCCATGGCTGCCCACgacctgcttctcctgcagcatgtGTCCCACCAAGAGCAGCATGCTTTGCAGATGGTTAGCGCTGCACGTGTGTACATTAATGacccaataaagaaaaatctttttatgattATTTGAGCCATTATTTCCTTTGGGTTGGGGCAGCACCCCATCCGCCCCATGGTGGGTAAGGAACAGCTGAGAATGACGGGAAGTTGCCATCACAGGGGGTAAGTTCTGCAGCTGGAGTTGTATTCTCTTCCCACTTTTCTTGGGCATATCACTTCATCTCCCTTATGGTCTGGACTCCTTCTGCTAAATGAAAAGAGTGCATCCCTGTCTTTGCAGGCTGTTGGGAGAAGCTCAGCCACCTGAGCCATGGGGACTGCAAACAACTCTCTGGCTGCTCTTTCCTACCATCAGAATCACTGCGAGGATTtagatgttatttattaaaatgaatgaacttAAATTTAGGAGGACAGCAAAACCAACTCTCCCAGAGACCTTGGGTATTCCAGGGGAATCTCATTTAGCTTCTGCATCTCAGAGGCGTCACTGCAAACAAGTTCTTCCCCTCTCCAAAGTCTCTTTTGTCCTGTCCTCTGTAGAATTTCATGTACGCACAAAGAGAAAACTCTCTTCTTCATAAACTGCAACCGCGCGACCCCTGGTTTCCAGGAAAAGGATCGTGTCTGTTATCTCTAGTCACAGCCCCTACTCGGTGCTTTTCCTTCAGTGACAGGGTGGATGGTTTTCATAAATGGATTCCACCACaggtggctctcctctgggctTATTTGTCCTCACGGGCTTTGCTTGTGTTTGGATGTCTGGTTTGCAGCGCTTGTCTTGATCTTCATTTACGTAGGTATTTCTTGTCCCCTGCATCATGGTCATATAAAAGTCCCAGAGGTAAAATACAATTCCTGTGATGGTAGTCACAAGGTACTCGGAGACCTTGTGAGTACTGCAGAGAATACAATATGCAGTAGTTTCCACCTCTCTTTGGAAACGTTTGGTGGTATTTTGAGTAAAATATCATATTTGCTCACATCCCAGGttcatccctccttctccctccatttTTGCCCACGCAGGATGCAGCTTTAATGCCTGTGTACTCTAAAACAATGGCAAACCATTGCTGGCCTCTCATCTAGGATTGCCTCAAATGGACAGAGGTGCAACCAGAAAGAGCAGTCACGTAGGATCCCCAGGCAAGCATGGGGAGAGACCTTACCATGAGCTCTTGTATTAGTTTTGTGTGGCAAGGtgttggtagcaggggggctataggggtggctcctgtgagaagctgctagaagcttcccctacaTCCGATAGAGcccatgccagctggctccaacatGGACCCGCCAGTAGCCAAGGTcgagcccatcagtgacggtggtagcacctctgggataacatatttaagaaggggggaaaaaaacagcccagcaactgcagctggagagaggagtgagaatatgtgagagaaacagctctgcagatgccaaggtcagtgaagaaggaggggaggaggtgctccaggcgctgtagcagggattcccctgcagcccgtggtgaagaccatggtgaggcaggctgtcgcCCTTGCAGACCATGGAGGTTCATGGTGGAGcacatatccacctgcagcctgtggaagaccccacgctggagcaggcggatgcccaaaggaggctgtgaccctgtgggaaagCCCACGCTAGagcaggcacctggcaggagctgtggccccagggggagaggagcccatgctggagcaggtttgctggcaggacttgtgaccgtgtgggggacccacactgcaacggtctgttcctgaagggctgcagcccgTAAAAGGGACCCATGCTTGGATGGgaccccgtgctggagcaggggaagagtgtgaggagtcctccccgtGAGGAGAGAGGGGCGACAGAGACAACATGggatggactgaccacaacccccattccccatccccctgtgttGCGCGGGGAGAGTAGGTAGAGAATTTGGGcatgaagttaagcctgggaagaaaggaggggtggggggaaggtgctttaagatttggatttatttctcattatcctactctgatttgaatggtaataaatttaactaatttccccaaggtgagtctgttctgcctgtgatggtaattggtgaatgatctttacctcaacccatgagtcttTAGTTatactttctctcccctgtccagtgcAGAGGGGgggtgatagagcagctttgctgggcccctggtgtccagccagggtcaacccaccacagctctGTAGGGCTACCCTTGAAGCCAGTCCTGCATTTAGGAACGCACTCAGCAGCACCGGTACACACCAATACTGCTCTACCAGGGAAGTAAGGAATCCCAGTTCACGGCTCCTCCAGGAGGAGGCACGCTTACCTGTGTTACCAAAGTAACAAGGCTTCACCCTGTCCCTAGGGTCATAGCAGCAGCCTCGCTCTTCACAGTCTCCCTGGCTGATAGGCAAGGAGGCACACAGCAGCCGGTCTTGGCTGAGGACAGCAGAACAGACACCACTGCTTGGAGCATCCAGGGctggaagaaacagcaggagTTTGCAGCTAAGGCACAAGGAGCAGGGGGGTAAAGACACAGAGGACACTGCTGGCAGATGTCTTGGTGACTCTGCATGCAAATCGAGGGAAGTTAGACTCAAGTGAGGGTGAAACacacagcctggagctggcacGGAAGCCGGCTTAGAAGGGACCTGCATTCCCTGGAACAGAGACTCCCCCTGAAGCCACTCACAAGAGACTAGACTGTATGGGATCTGTCAAGATAAAGTATTCCGCATCAACTCTGGTAGTTTGGAAAAATCATTGTACCCAATCTCCAGCTCAGTCCCTGAACTTGCAGGGATCGATGCAGTCAGAACATGTCTAGGAAACATAAGGAACATTCACCTGCTGACCCTGCAGAGGAGGCACAAGCCCTCAGCAAGTTGGTGGCTCTTCTGTCTGAAACCCTTCTCCAGGGAGTCTTCTGCACAGCAGTaagtccctctgcccagccccagactGACTAGGAACAGACATCCAAAAGGAAGGGCACTCATCACCACAAGATACAAGCGGGACTTCCTAATGAGCTGTCAGTCTTACCAGGAAGGTCCACAGGGCACCTGAGCAGCTTCTCTTCATGAAGAACCTTTTGTCCAGCATCGTCTGTTCCTTCAAGCCCAACCAGCATGAGGTAATTGCCATCCTAGGGGAGAGCCACACCAGTcagggcagccagagcagcagtagCCACAGTCCCAGCAGAACCCCTAAGGTCACTCACCCATTCAAAGACATAACAGCCAGTATAGGAGACCAATACTTTCCTGGAGCCATCTGGAGTCCCAGATACCAAGAGCCCACACTCAGAGTCATTCTGCAGAACGTGTGCCTCCCCCTCGGTATCTAGGgaaagaggagacagcagcagaggtTTCAGCATCCCACGTTGAAGACGGGGTCCGCTACAATCCTACCCTTCTGTCGGAAAAAAGGCCCTAGCCAGTATTAGGGTCTGGGCCAGCAGGGGTGTGTGAGGGAAGAGCCAAGACCCAGCAGCCAAGACCATCTAGATCGAGGCACGGCACGCCACCAAAGCCCGTGACTGCTAGGTCATACAAACAGCCCCCTGGTTACACAAGATGCACTGAAGCCGTTAGACAACACTTCACATCAAAGCTGCCCCTTTCTCCTCATTCCAGGCATACACCTGCACTGtgccaaaatacagcaataagaAAGCCTCTTGACACCACCCTCACTTACCCCAAGTAGTCAGCACAAAGGAAGcgttcccttcccagcctggaggTAAGGTGAACTGcaggctttcttggccacaaacCAGCAGGGTGGGATCAGAAAAAACACTACCCTGAGCCCCCACAACCCAAACAAGGGGACCAAGAAAGCCCCAGAAGAGCACAGCTCCAAATGCAGCCCTAGACTGCCCTGCAACACCCATCCTGCTCTCTTGCTAAGCACCATAAAGCAGCTGCTCTCAGCCTAGCCTTTTAAattgcagagccagctgggaccAGAAATTCCCAAAGTGTCCAGGTGGACCCAGCCCAGCAGTTTAACACCTTCCATTGCTCTCACCTGGCTCTGAACCCGGCGCAATCTGCTTGCACCCTTTGAAGGTGTGCAAGCAGGAGCTGCGCTTATGTCAAGAGACGAGCCTGCATTCATATCACTAAGCTGAGAGGAACTCCTCTGTGCAATTTACTGTCCAGCCCCAGGAGGGTCTTCAAACCCTTTTTTCTCACCCCGAGTTCTTCCCGCTGCTGGCCCATGCAGGAGATCCACCAGCTTTTCCCCATGTACCCTACTGCTGCTCTAATTGCTCATTACATGGCATGAGTGCAAGAAGCTGCGTGACAACgctcttttgctcttttaaaggaGCCGCCGCTTCAAATGCCGGACATGGGGTGCCAacatagaagcacagaaatagCCCTCCACATGAAATCTGTGGAAAACTGTGGCGCTCGGGCAGGCTTTGCACCCCTAAAAGGAGGTGATTCCCCTTAAACGGTCCTGGCTGTGGACTACAGCCCCGTTTGCAGTCCAGGGCTGTTCCGGGCATGGCTGCTAGGTGGCAGGACCATGTGCTCTGTGGGACACCCACCCCCAAAGGCTGGCCAAGTGGGCTGACAGGATGGGCCTGAGACACAGGTAAGGGGAGCCTCTGTAATCCCAGAGAAagcctctgcctgccagcacccatcgcctgcCTGTACCTGCAGCGTGTCTCACGTAGAGCCTTCTCTCTCCCTCGCCACACATCAGGCTACAGCACCCCCACTGAGTAAAAGCCTTATTTCCATATGGGAAGGCCATCTTTCCGTACAGATGTTTCTGTATTCACGCAATGGAGGCGTGGATGTCTTCAcgctgctgcaggggtggcacGCACATAGTTGGTGCGTGCGTTTTTGTGCCctgctttttgcagcagcagcgctggcataGCCTGTGCCGCGTGTTCTTTTGTAATCTGCTTATTTCTTTGGGACTAGATCATCCCTAGATCGTCTAATCTTGACCCTTAATAACGCACTGCCGTTGGTAGCCACCCACACTCCTGCTCTCAGCAGACCCTCCGgacggctgcccagccccacgcagcaggcagcgtgcccacccctccagccagccctcaGCAGCAGGCATGGGTCGTAGCTGAGTCCAAGGGAGGtgtttcctttgctcttccaccTTAGCCCACAGCCCGTCGCTCCTCTACAGCAGCACAGGATGCCGTGATCCCAGCCGGCCAGCCGGGTGAAGAACGTCACTGTGCCTGCCCTGCGCGCTGCTTCTTTCATGTACCAACCAGGAGAGCTGTTCCACAAAGTACAAGACCTTTCCCGCTGCTCTGCCCGGCAGAGACTGAAGCAAATGGATCTCGACAGGCTGCCTGCGTGGCTGCTGTTTGAGCCGCGCTCACGAACCAAATGGGCTGGTCCCAGCGCCTGCCTGGGCACCGGGCAGCCACAGTGGAGAGGAACCTGGGGAAAACATTTGGActttggcagggagggaggcttcATCTCTGTAGAAGCTTGTGCCAGGACAGCTTGCCCAAATCTCACAGCCACCGTGTGACTGCTGAATGCTTCACTTCACTGCATTATCTGCTGATAAATgggtaaaaaataacaaataaatgaagCACTTTGGAGCTATAGAGATAGCTTTCATTACACTTTAACCCACCAATACTTTGTTTATGCTCATAGGAAAAAGTATCTACAGGTACGTGAAGAATAACTCTCTGTGAAACAACACTGGGAACGCTGTAGATCCCCCAGGCAATACCTGTGCTGAGAACGGTTTCAGGTAAGTGCCCTTTCCTAATTTCGACGCGCAGACACTTGACAGCTGTGTTGGAGGACGTGGAGATGGGAGGTGATGAAAATGAGCCTGAAATTCACGGAAACGAGATGCTTTGTTCAGAAGAAGTTGGGATAGGCAgcggaaagcagcttggctgagAGGAAACAGGCAGGTCTCTCTTCCTCGCAAATCTCTTCCTCATCCATTTAATAGTTCTCACGCAGTACAGTGACCCAGCTGTAAGCACCAGTTTAGCTAGCACTCAAGACCACCACAAACAGGACGACGCAGAAGATGAAGGTAGGGCAGGCAACAAATCTCTGTAGGCCACTAGCCTGAAGCTGACCCCAGCAAGCTAAAATCTTCCTGGGATATCCATCAGGAGAATCCTCTCCTCCTAACAATTTTGAGCCTGGAGACTGGGACAGACATAGCGGCAGTGTAGGAGTAGCCCTGGCTGTAGAAAGCTCTCTAGagcttctgtggaaagaaaagtaaGTATTAAGCACCACCACAAAGAAGTGCTGGAAAGAGGCGTAGAAAACGCCCTGCGCATTGTGGGAGTGCCTCTGACGAGATCGCAGTGTCTGGCTTGTACTGTGCACCATATGTGGCACAAACTGGCAGTGCATGGAGGAGAGGCTCGGTCAAAACAATCCTCCACAGAAGGTGAACAGTATTTGCCgacagcagggacatccacaccAAGCTTCCCGGGGATGaggggtgctggcagcacagtGGGCAGGAGAGGCATTTTGCAGTGCCACCTTCTGAATCAAGGTccaaaaagagaaggctcaggcagTAAGCCTTCTACACAACCATGGCAGTTTTGCTTCAAGCTTGTGctttagtttagaaaaaaagagaaaaagctacaaCACTGGCAGCCTTTTCTTTGACTATCCCCAATAGGTGCCTCCAATTAACTTAAAACCAAAGCTCCTGGTGAAGATGGAGAGGAGGGCATTTCAGCCTGGCCTTCCTGGACTTTCACGTGAACGGAGAGGACAGAGCAGTCCTGCCTACTCTTAGCATCTGCAAACAGAAGTGAGTACTCGGAAAACCCTGGAATACTACTGTGACATGAAAAGGTCTGTGTTTTCCCACAGGGACGGGTCTGAGTGACTAGTCTTATGTGTTTTCCTCCCTTGTAAACCCCCAGTGTGTCTGCCAGGGCGGTGGGAATATCTGGAATATAATgattttattctgacaaaaatgagaaagcttgAAAGTATTCCCAGTTCCAGGGCTCTTGCCCAAAGTGTGTCTCAAACTGTGAGGTAGAGCTAGGAAGTAAGCCCTCGTCCCCAGGATCAACGGCACTTTACAGGGAAGGTGGCAAGGCAATGAACTCAGGCAGCAGAGAGGCCTCCTGTAGCCAAGTAAACTCCCATGAACTCCGCTTTCACCCAGAGCGACATGAACTCCCATGAACTGCCCTGGCAACATCTGAGCCGATGCAGAGGAGTTCACGTCAGCGGATAAGCAACTAGCCCAAACTTGTTGGCAATTCAGTTTTTCCACCAAAGTATCAAGTACAGGtctttaagaagtgaaatgacattttaaacgAACAACAGgttttaagaagtgaaatgacattttaaaagaacagcTAGCAAATTATTGCACCAATGCAAAAGAGCAAGGATGACGTAAGAACTTacggggaagctgcagaaactTTTGCAAAACTTCGCTAGCTCCTCTGAGTGAAGGGGAAACTCACGCTAACACGCTGCGGCACAGCAAACCCAGCACACTCCAACCAAGCACCTGGTTCACCCAGGCCCCTCGCTGATTCCCACCAAGTCCCACGTCCCCTATCCTCGCAACACCTTCCGCTCAGTGGGATGAGTCCTGTCTGCCTGCAGAAGCGTCGCAgctcaggaaagacagagggataTGGCCAGACTGAGCGAGCTGAGCACAGGCAGTGCCACAGCCCTGAGGGTCCTTTCTACCCGCCGTTGCCACTGCTGTTGGGACCTCGCAGGTACACAGCCCCAGAGTGGGCAGGAAGCCTCCCCAGCTCTTTTTGAAGCCCTTGCAACACACCAGACATGCTCTGCAGTCTCCCAGAGCACCTCTGGCCCTTCCAGGGGAGCAGTTCCTCATGTTGGAGTCAGACAACAACTAAACAGGGAACTCGTACGTGCCAGCTTCTAGCAGTAGCTTGGGTGCGCTGCTTGGGTCATTGCAAGTGCAAGGAGTAGTGGCCAGGTTGCACTGACCTATACCCAGCCTCTCACAAGCGCACCTCTGGCTCAGCTTGGGAAGCCATTGCCCAGAGACCCTCTCAAGAGACCCATCTCAagatttctctcttctctacctgcttctctcaccctttcctctaGGAGACCTCAAACAGGTCAGAGTCCCAAGGTCTAGTCCCCTTTTCTTATGTCTTTTTCTTATCTCTCCCGGCAAATCCTTTCTCATCTATTGTGACGTCTGGAGACCTTTCTGCCCTTGCCAGACGGATATTTTAtactttcccctcctgtgaggcCAGACATCTCTAGGGAGAGAGACCGAGGCAATTGCTGTGCATTGAGGAGAACACGTCAGTATGTTTTTTGGCACATCACACGCAGTGCGAACTCCACTGATAATGTCAGGAAGACTTCAGGAACAAGCAAGGATGGCTCACCCCACTGAGAGCTTGTACGATTAAtaccaaagaacagaaaatgcaaacagcactgaAGTACTTCGAAGATACTCTCGTGACAGTGGATTTCCAGGAGCGCCTGAGTCGAAGAGTGTGCCCCTAGTGTGACCTCTTTAATAATAAACTttagatgaaacaaaacaagttttatgaACACATTGTAAATTTCTTAACCTCAGTTGGCCTCTGCAATTGTTTGAGATAAGGTGTGTCTTTGATGGCCAATTAACACTGAGAGAAGTCCTAGTTTCATAACACAGGGCAGTCAAACAAATGATTGACTACTAATATTGACTGACTCAGCCACGTGATCCAAAACCTGCTGTTGAGGTAACATAGCCAGCATAGCTAACATAGCCCTTCGGTATATAGGCTCGGGCTCCGGCAGCCAGAGTCACTCCCTCCTGAGCCACAGAAGCAAATGGagctcctgggagcagccacTGTTGTCCTCCTGGTTTGCATTGCTTGCCTGCTCTCCATCACAGCATGGAGAGGGAGGTCTGGAAAGGGGAAGATGCCTCCGGGaccagctccccttcccatcctAGGTAACT
The sequence above is a segment of the Larus michahellis chromosome 6, bLarMic1.1, whole genome shotgun sequence genome. Coding sequences within it:
- the LOC141744916 gene encoding zona pellucida sperm-binding protein 4-like isoform X4, whose translation is MGVAGQSRAAFGAVLFWGFLGPLVWVVGAQGSVFSDPTLLVCGQESLQFTLPPGWEGNASFVLTTWDTEGEAHVLQNDSECGLLVSGTPDGSRKVLVSYTGCYVFEWDGNYLMLVGLEGTDDAGQKVLHEEKLLRCPVDLPALDAPSSGVCSAVLSQDRLLCASLPISQGDCEERGCCYDPRDRVKPCYFGNTGDKKYLRK
- the LOC141744916 gene encoding zona pellucida sperm-binding protein 4-like isoform X3; its protein translation is MGVAGQSRAAFGAVLFWGFLGPLVWVVGAQGSVFSDPTLLVCGQESLQFTLPPGWEGNASFVLTTWDTEGEAHVLQNDSECGLLVSGTPDGSRKVLVSYTGCYVFEWDGNYLMLVGLEGTDDAGQKVLHEEKLLRCPVDLPALDAPSSGVCSAVLSQDRLLCASLPISQGDCEERGCCYDPRDRVKPCYFGNTVLTRSPSTL
- the LOC141744916 gene encoding zona pellucida sperm-binding protein 4-like isoform X1, whose product is MGVAGQSRAAFGAVLFWGFLGPLVWVVGAQGSVFSDPTLLVCGQESLQFTLPPGWEGNASFVLTTWDTEGEAHVLQNDSECGLLVSGTPDGSRKVLVSYTGCYVFEWDGNYLMLVGLEGTDDAGQKVLHEEKLLRCPVDLPALDAPSSGVCSAVLSQDRLLCASLPISQGDCEERGCCYDPRDRVKPCYFGNTGSQPPLGIRLLQRGVFHRLQVDMCSTMNLHGLQGRQPASPWSSPRAAGESLLQRLEHLLPSFFTDLGICRAVSLTYSHSSLQLQLLGCFFPPFLNMLSQRCYHRH
- the LOC141744916 gene encoding zona pellucida sperm-binding protein 4-like isoform X2 — protein: MGVAGQSRAAFGAVLFWGFLGPLVWVVGAQGSVFSDPTLLVCGQESLQFTLPPGWEGNASFVLTTWDTEGEAHVLQNDSECGLLVSGTPDGSRKVLVSYTGCYVFEWDGNYLMLVGLEGTDDAGQKVLHEEKLLRCPVDLPALDAPSSGVCSAVLSQDRLLCASLPISQGDCEERGCCYDPRDRVKPCYFGNTGMRTGSPGGW
- the LOC141744916 gene encoding zona pellucida sperm-binding protein 4-like isoform X5, translating into MGVAGQSRAAFGAVLFWGFLGPLVWVVGAQGSVFSDPTLLVCGQESLQFTLPPGWEGNASFVLTTWDTEGEAHVLQNDSECGLLVSGTPDGSRKVLVSYTGCYVFEWDGNYLMLVGLEGTDDAGQKVLHEEKLLRCPVDLPALDAPSSGVCSAVLSQDRLLCASLPISQGDCEERGCCYDPRDRVKPCYFGNTDG